One Euphorbia lathyris chromosome 1, ddEupLath1.1, whole genome shotgun sequence DNA segment encodes these proteins:
- the LOC136210549 gene encoding 14 kDa proline-rich protein DC2.15-like: MSAKKPSLLALFLIFNNLLFFSFVSSYHHGSPSPSRKDMAMAMPMPNTSTSRKHMAVPMPMTSLLSLEKCPRDALKLGVCADVLGPLLGITIGNPPTKPCCSILFGLVDLEAAVCLCTAIKANILGININIPIALSLLLSACNKDLPQGYIC; this comes from the coding sequence ATGTCAGCCAAAAAACCCTCATTACTTGCTCTATTTCTCATTTTTAACAACCTTTTGTTCTTTTCATTTGTGAGTTCTTATCATCACGGATCTCCATCTCCATCTCGAAAAGATATGGCAATGGCAATGCCGATGCCGAACACATCAACATCAAGAAAGCATATGGCAGTGCCAATGCCGATGACTTCGTTGCTCTCTCTTGAAAAATGCCCAAGGGATGCTCTTAAACTAGGTGTTTGTGCGGATGTGTTGGGTCCATTGCTTGGTATAACCATAGGTAACCCTCCAACGAAACCTTGTTGCTCTATTCTCTTTGGGCTTGTTGATCTTGAGGCTGCTGTTTGCCTTTGCACAGCCATTAAAGCTAATATTTTGGGTATCAACATTAACATTCCTATTGCATTGAGCTTGCTTCTCAGTGCCTGTAACAAGGATCTCCCTCAAGGTTACATTTGTTGA
- the LOC136210548 gene encoding 14 kDa proline-rich protein DC2.15-like, with product MAAKKPSSVALFLTFNLLFFSFVSAYHGGSPSPSPSPNDMAMATATATATATAMARRNTSPSTKHMSVPIPMTSLLSLEKCPRDALKLGVCADVLGPLLGITIGNPPARPCCAILFGLVDLEAAVCFCTAIKANILGIDINIPLALSLLLSACDKDLPQGYVC from the coding sequence ATGGCAGCCAAAAAACCCTCATCAGTTGCTCTATTTCTCACATTTAATCTTTTGTTCTTTTCATTTGTGAGTGCTTATCACGGCGGATCTCCGtctccatctccatctccaAACGATATGGCAATGGCAACAGCAACCGCAACCGCAACCGCAACCGCGATGGCGAGGCGGAATACATCTCCATCTACAAAGCATATGTCAGTGCCAATACCGATGACATCGTTGCTCTCTCTTGAAAAATGCCCAAGGGATGCCCTTAAACTAGGTGTTTGTGCGGATGTGTTGGGTCCATTGCTTGGTATAACCATAGGCAACCCTCCAGCCAGACCGTGTTGCGCTATCCTTTTTGGGCTTGTTGATCTTGAGGCTGCTGTTTGCTTTTGTACAGCCATTAAAGCTAATATTTTGGGGATCGACATTAATATTCCTCTTGCATTGAGCTTGCTTCTTAGTGCCTGTGACAAGGATCTTCCTCAAGGTTACGTTTGTTGA